A single region of the Drosophila takahashii strain IR98-3 E-12201 chromosome 2R, DtakHiC1v2, whole genome shotgun sequence genome encodes:
- the LOC108060555 gene encoding uncharacterized protein: MSCSEYGSHRYDDLPLEIVLKIFSYLGYADLQAAGSTCQRWHAALDQAEFNMRTRVCFSKVVLSDQFSPGADLMRCERRFQHFMFEDVTLGQVKELMRFMGRTAHSLALDNVDLNDKQFYGMLGVLPHLHSLSLKRCLPLFMSGSFLDSYNNSCPDLNDLASNLAGIKELTLCENQYLTDAILMRLTSFMPSLETINMSGCHIAFHNAIHRRFYPANSSSDHVLPSESVLTFKFILTILNLQRRTLRVLDFSHTLIGQALLALCDLNLQLQRLYLAGCRQLNCSTIRNFLATQPQLSALDLSATMCVNDENLAALVQTNPQLEHLKVNGCLSLTNAGAIHLAKLKRLKSLDISNCDGLTSSGIIEGVASEENHVIQELNVSYLQICEECIKAIASNLRSLRSLQLNHCVNGATDEAIQSVIGQLRWLRELSLEHCSGLTDAALTGINISKLELSRKQSGSGSQVSSMDNFYPPYSNTMAERDSLAGSLQSIKISLRSKAEDEIVRDARRKQAMMAAYEMNLIREDDFEGHNIQQLRGLRSLNLRGCNKISDVSLKYGLKHIELRKLMLSNCQQISLLGMEAMASSCPSIEELDLSDCYNITDKTIQVVTAKLPRLRALHISGCSQLTEHTLDAIITNCNCLQTLSIYRCRSMYTDLEERLSGVKTLRNLNMDNLTSIDNAEFFRLKKRLDY, from the exons ATGTCTTGCTCGGAGTATGGATCGCACAGGTACGACGACCTGCCGCTGGAG attgttttgaaaattttcagCTATCTGGGCTACGCGGATCTGCAGGCGGCAGGATCCACCTGCCAGAGATGGCACGCCGCTCTGGATCAGGCGGAGTTCAATATGCGCACGCGCGTCTGCTTCTCCAAGGTGGTGCTATCGGATCAATTCAGTCCAGGAGCGGATCTCATGCGCTGCGAGCGGCGCTTCCAGCACTTCATGTTCGAGGACGTGACACTGGGCCAGGTCAAGGAGCTGATGCGGTTTATGGGCAGGACCGCCCACTCTTTGGCCCTGGACAACGTGGACCTGAACGACAAACAGTTCTACGGAATGCTGGGCGTGCTGCCCCATCTCCACTCGCTGTCGCTGAAGCGCTGCCTGCCGCTCTTCATGTCCGGCTCCTTCCTGGACTCGTACAACAACTCCTGCCCTGACCTGAACGACCTGGCCAGCAATTTGGCCGGAATCAAGGAGCTGACGCTGTGCGAGAACCAGTACCTCACCGACGCCATTCTCATGCGTCTCACCTCGTTTATGCCCAGCCTGGAGACGATCAACATGTCCGGCTGCCACATAGCCTTTCACAACGCCATCCATCGGCGATTTTACCCGGCCAACAGCTCCTCGGATCACGTTCTGCCCAGCGAATCAGTGCTGACCTTCAAGTTCATCCTGACCATCCTGAATTTGCAGAGGCGCACATTGCGCGTCTTGGACTTTAGCCACACGCTGATTGGACAGGCTCTGCTAGCCCTCTGCGACCTAAATCTCCAGCTGCAGCGACTTTATTTGGCCGGATGCAGGCAGCTTAACTGCTCGACAATCCGGAACTTCCTGGCCACACAGCCGCAGCTGAGTGCCCTGGATTTGTCGGCCACGATGTGTGTGAACGATGAGAATCTGGCTGCCTTGGTGCAAACTAATCCGCAACTGGAACACTTGAAAGTCAACGGCTGCCTGAGCCTCACTAATGCGGGCGCCATTCACCTGGCCAAGCTGAAGCGGCTGAAAAGCCTGGACATCTCGAACTGCGACGGCCTGACGAGCAGCGGCATAATCGAGGGCGTGGCCAGCGAGGAGAACCATGTGATTCAGGAGCTGAACGTGTCCTATTTGCAAATCTGCGAGGAGTGCATCAAGGCCATTGCCAGTAATCTGCGCAGCCTGCGATCACTGCAACTGAATCACTGCGTCAATGGAGCCACCGACGAGGCCATCCAATCGGTCATCGGCCAGCTGCGTTGGTTGCGTGAACTTTCACTGGAGCATTGCAGTGGG CTAACAGATGCAGCTCTCACGGGCATAAACATATCCAAGCTGGAGCTCAGTCGCAAGCAGTCAGGTTCAGGCTCTCAGGTGTCCTCGATGGACAACTTCTACCCGCCGTACAGCAACACAATGGCGGAACGCGACAGTTTGGCGGGATCGCTGCAGTCCATAAAGATATCGCTTAGGAGCAAGGCCGAGGATGAGATTGTGCGGGATGCGAGGCGAAAGCAGGCAATGATGGCTGCCTACGAAATGAACCTGATCCGCGAGGATGACTTCGAGGGTCACAACATTCAACAGTTGCGGGGTCTGCGTTCATTGAATCTGCGCGGCTGCAACAAGATCAGCGATGTATCTTTAAAGTACGGCCTAAAGCATATTGAGCTAAGGAAGCTGATGCTCTCCAACTGTCAGCAGATCTCGCTGCTCGGCATGGAGGCAATGGCCAGCAGTTGTCCATCTATTGAGGAGCTCGACCTTTCCGATTGCTACAACATTACGGACAAGACAATCCAGGTGGTCACAGCCAAGCTGCCTCGCCTGAGAGCTTTGCACATCAGCGGCTGCAGCCAGTTGACGGAGCACACGCTGGACGCCATTATCACGAATTGCAACTGCTTGCAAACGCTGTCCATTTACCGCTGCCGCAGCATGTACACGGATTTGGAGGAGCGGCTGTCTGGGGTAAAGACGTTGCGCAACCTCAACATGGACAATCTGACCAGTATCGACAACGCCGAGTTCTTCCGACTGAAGAAACGACTCGATTACTGA
- the DCTN2-p50 gene encoding dynactin subunit 2 has product MADPKFQNLPGIAYDQPDVFETPDDPEPDTSDYYEEEPENEAIERLHISPSVAHKRFSGATLEGSVDFTDRIGRRVCRGYDARGSGDYELVGQGEKETPVQKCQRLQIEMNELLNEVAALQVDRKVADEEKQSYDAVATVISTARKVLESLKLEQVLGKEQAPGSKQVKALISQVEEFKQSGVLTAIPTPGTDLAATARVASLEQRLSQLEKVVGAQPDKLSRLTAATNTTNVLEAVRHLSTKAALLQPDKLDTIEQRLTSLAGKMDAIAEKSSGSAQDAKRDQKITELYDIAKRTEPVVEILPHVIERMQALEALHKYANNFAKIIAEIEQKQGTITTSLVNNKELLHSVQETFAQNLETINTKVAKVEQRVAAISSAK; this is encoded by the exons ATGGCCGATCCCAAGTTCCAGAATCTGCCGGGAATA GCTTATGACCAGCCGGATGTGTTTGAAACTCCCGACGACCCGGAGCCCGATACATCCGACTATTACGAGGAGGAGCCGGAGAACGAGGCCATCGAGCGACTGCACATCTCGCCGAGCGTCGCCCACAAGCGCTTCAGCGGAGCAACGTTAGAGGGAAGTGTGGACTTCACCGATCGAATCGGACGCCGCGTTTGCCGTGGCTACGATGCCCGTGGATCGGGCGACTACGAGCTGGTGGGCCAGGGCGAGAAGGAGACGCCCGTCCAGAAGTGCCAGCGCCTGCAGATCGAGATGAACGAGCTGCTGAACGAGGTGGCCGCCCTCCAGGTGGACCGCAAGGTGGCCGACGAGGAGAAGCAGTCGTACGACGCAGTGGCCACGGTCATCAGCACGGCCCGCAAGGTACTGGAGTCGCTGAAGCTGGAACAGGTGCTGGGCAAGGAGCAGGCGCCAGGCAGCAAGCAGGTGAAGGCTCTGATCAGCCAGGTGGAGGAGTTCAAGCAGTCGGGCGTCCTGACGGCCATACCCACGCCCGGAACCGATCTGGCGGCCACCGCCCGAGTGGCCAGCTTGGAGCAGCGCCTGTCGCAGCTCGAGAAGGTGGTGGGTGCCCAGCCGGATAAACTGAGTCGCCTAACGGCCGCAACCAACACAACCAATGTCCTGGAGGCCGTGCGTCATCTCAGCACCAAGGCGGCGCTGCTGCAGCCGGATAAACTGGACACCATCGAGCAGCGGCTCACTTCGCTGGCCGGCAAGATGGACGCCATTGCCGAAAAGTCCAGTGGCAGTGCCCAGGATGCGAAGCGGGATCAGAAGATCACCGAACTGTACGACATCGCCAAGCGCACGGAGCCCGTTGTGGAAATACTGCCGCATGTGATTGAACGCATGCAAGCTCTCGAGGCTCTCCATAAATACG CGAACAATTTCGCCAAAATCATCGCTGAGATCGAGCAAAAGCAGGGAACCATCACCACCAGTCTGGTTAACAACAAGGAGCTGCTGCATTCCGTTCAGGAGACCTTCGCCCAGAATCTAGAGACCATCAACACCAAGGTGGCCAAAGTGGAGCAGCGCGTCGCGGCTATTTCCTCCGCTAAATAG